Proteins encoded together in one Hymenobacter monticola window:
- a CDS encoding glycoside hydrolase family 25 protein, giving the protein MPNPPATRRPAPPAPPRAPRRAWRSVLLAGLLALLTLGTVYYLRHQVQLNRYARRAWATLTKGGLTGREKTPLLAGYSVHGIDVSAYQGRIDWPEVARHNVRFAFIKASEGATMRDARFARNWREARKAGVLCGAYHYFQPNRDGQIQADLFARTVPLAPGDLPPVLDVEAPNFHDVAVLRREVARWLRLIEAHYGVRPILYSNHSFYKRHLAGHFDDYPLWLAHYEVERPAMPRSKWIIWQHSDEAYVPGIRGVVDFNVFQGNFEALKALRVPPAPAPKKAPAPKPARR; this is encoded by the coding sequence ATGCCCAACCCTCCCGCCACCCGTCGCCCCGCTCCGCCTGCCCCGCCCCGCGCCCCGCGCCGGGCCTGGCGCAGCGTGCTGCTGGCGGGGCTGCTGGCCCTGCTCACTTTGGGCACGGTGTATTACCTGCGCCACCAGGTGCAGCTCAACCGCTACGCCCGCCGGGCCTGGGCCACGCTCACCAAAGGCGGCCTCACGGGGCGTGAGAAAACGCCGCTGCTGGCCGGCTATTCGGTGCACGGCATCGACGTGTCGGCCTACCAGGGCCGCATCGACTGGCCCGAGGTGGCCCGCCACAACGTGCGCTTCGCCTTCATCAAGGCCAGCGAGGGCGCCACCATGCGCGACGCGCGCTTCGCCCGCAACTGGCGCGAGGCCCGCAAGGCCGGCGTGCTGTGTGGCGCCTACCACTACTTCCAGCCCAACCGCGACGGCCAGATTCAGGCCGACCTCTTTGCCCGCACCGTGCCCCTGGCCCCCGGCGACCTACCGCCCGTGCTCGACGTAGAGGCGCCTAACTTTCACGACGTGGCCGTGCTGCGCCGCGAGGTGGCCCGCTGGCTGCGGCTCATTGAGGCGCATTACGGTGTGCGGCCTATCCTCTACTCCAACCACAGCTTTTACAAGCGCCACCTGGCCGGGCACTTCGACGACTACCCGCTCTGGCTGGCCCACTACGAGGTGGAGCGCCCCGCCATGCCCCGCAGCAAGTGGATAATCTGGCAGCACTCCGACGAGGCCTACGTGCCCGGCATCCGCGGCGTGGTCGATTTCAACGTATTCCAAGGCAATTTCGAAGCCCTGAAGGCCTTACGCGTGCCGCCCGCTCCAGCGCCGAAAAAAGCCCCGGCGCCTAAGCCCGCGCGCCGCTGA
- a CDS encoding Hsp20/alpha crystallin family protein — MKLISPKFIRSIAPQLDLLNTIGGGVAQPQLRVDQRPKGVILRVAMPTVSADSFRVVLNKQQLSVFGEYRHQPDDQLAAPLFVQTLNLPNNLDLAHIDASHEGNELQVRIPFINPSDQQREIDIRHN; from the coding sequence ATGAAACTCATCAGCCCGAAATTTATCCGTTCCATTGCCCCGCAGCTCGATTTGCTCAACACCATCGGCGGCGGCGTGGCCCAGCCCCAGCTGCGCGTCGACCAGCGCCCCAAAGGCGTGATTCTGCGCGTGGCCATGCCCACCGTGTCGGCCGACAGCTTCCGCGTAGTGCTCAATAAGCAACAGCTCAGTGTCTTTGGTGAGTATCGCCACCAGCCCGACGACCAGCTGGCCGCTCCGCTCTTTGTGCAAACGCTCAACTTGCCCAACAACCTCGACCTGGCCCACATCGACGCCTCCCACGAAGGCAACGAGCTGCAGGTGCGCATCCCCTTCATCAACCCCTCCGACCAGCAGCGCGAAATCGACATCCGCCACAATTAA
- a CDS encoding septal ring lytic transglycosylase RlpA family protein, translating to MKQNHEVNILYRIRLQCLLWLLPGLLLLASCGGSRSANNGSTKAPRGAYTQTGLGSYYAAKFNGRATASGSTYRPGQMTAAHNTLPFGTLIRVTNTRNGRSVDVTVTDRGPHTKGYIVDVSRRAAEQLDIVSAGVVPVRVTVIKAAP from the coding sequence ATGAAGCAAAATCACGAGGTCAACATTCTATACCGCATACGCTTGCAGTGCCTACTGTGGCTCTTGCCGGGCCTGCTGTTGCTGGCCTCGTGCGGCGGCAGCCGCAGCGCCAACAACGGCAGCACCAAAGCCCCGCGCGGCGCCTACACCCAAACCGGCCTGGGCTCCTACTACGCCGCCAAATTCAACGGCCGGGCCACGGCCAGCGGCTCCACTTACCGCCCGGGCCAGATGACAGCCGCCCACAACACGCTGCCCTTCGGCACCCTCATCCGGGTCACCAATACGCGCAACGGCCGCTCCGTCGACGTGACCGTGACCGACCGGGGCCCGCATACCAAAGGCTACATCGTGGACGTGTCGCGCCGCGCGGCCGAGCAGCTCGACATCGTGTCGGCCGGCGTGGTGCCGGTGCGCGTCACCGTCATCAAGGCTGCTCCGTAA
- a CDS encoding BamA/TamA family outer membrane protein, which produces MNTRYLLLCFGIMLWLLAGPCARAQTPGLNPNAPNQPGLASPPLPPAAPPPTTPAQRRALAHPRVLQIDAEAADRALVRRYKLPTTVPDSLTALREVRELVLALQADAYLTASADEMRWGRDTVRVRLYVGEAFNWAYLRNGNLGDGLLTRAGYREKLFRQTPFRPDDWARLQERILTEAENQGFPFATVGLDSLQLDGHAIAGRVVLKRGPAVVFDSLQIVGNTKTKKRFLTKYLQIFPEQPFSQQRVAAAAQLLRQLPYLRLRAEPEVRFARGRARVYLLLDDRPSNQFDAIVGILPNANANQTGVQFTGDVTINLRNIKGGGKQVGLQWRKTDALSQLLDAQYVHPNFFGTPLEVSGTFNLYKQTDAFTTVQPRLQVTYPTVRAGRISFFAEQRTSSLDSLRDITRLPANLDTRYNSYGLAYAWTSLDDLFFPHRGYLLNTQAAVGTKTIRQNAQLRAELYDGIPLQSTQYTFAVRAERYFPVKRAGVLLVRLRTEGLLNPRLSTNDLLRLGGLNSLRGFNENQFYTSSFALATAEFRQFIGADSYVFLFADQAYLRHDAVDEKFSDQPTGLGAGLSFRTGAGLFQFVYSVGQSNYIGQTFALNASKIHFGLTSRF; this is translated from the coding sequence ATGAACACCCGGTACTTGCTGCTGTGCTTTGGGATAATGCTGTGGCTGTTGGCCGGCCCGTGTGCCCGTGCCCAAACGCCCGGCCTCAACCCCAACGCTCCCAACCAGCCGGGCCTGGCCTCCCCGCCCCTGCCGCCAGCCGCCCCGCCCCCAACGACGCCGGCCCAGCGGCGCGCCCTGGCCCACCCGCGCGTGCTGCAAATCGATGCCGAAGCCGCCGACCGCGCCCTTGTGCGGCGCTACAAGCTGCCGACTACCGTGCCCGATTCGCTGACGGCCCTGCGCGAGGTGCGCGAGCTGGTGCTGGCCCTGCAGGCCGACGCCTACCTCACGGCCTCGGCCGACGAGATGCGCTGGGGCCGCGACACGGTGCGCGTGCGCCTCTACGTGGGCGAGGCTTTCAACTGGGCCTACCTGCGCAACGGCAACCTCGGCGACGGCCTGCTGACCCGCGCCGGCTACCGCGAAAAGCTGTTTCGCCAAACGCCCTTCCGGCCCGACGACTGGGCCCGGTTGCAGGAGCGCATCCTCACCGAAGCCGAAAATCAGGGCTTCCCCTTTGCCACCGTGGGGCTCGATTCGCTGCAGCTTGACGGGCACGCCATTGCCGGCCGCGTGGTGCTAAAGCGCGGCCCGGCCGTGGTGTTCGACTCGCTGCAGATTGTGGGCAACACCAAGACCAAGAAGCGCTTTCTGACCAAGTACCTGCAGATTTTCCCGGAGCAGCCTTTCAGCCAGCAGCGCGTGGCCGCCGCGGCCCAGCTGCTGCGCCAGCTGCCCTACCTGCGCCTGCGGGCCGAGCCGGAAGTGCGGTTTGCCCGGGGCCGGGCCCGCGTGTATTTACTGCTCGATGACCGACCCAGCAACCAGTTCGACGCCATTGTGGGCATCCTGCCGAACGCCAACGCTAATCAAACGGGCGTGCAGTTCACCGGCGACGTCACCATCAACCTGCGCAACATCAAAGGCGGCGGCAAGCAGGTCGGTCTGCAGTGGCGCAAAACCGACGCCCTTTCGCAGCTGCTCGATGCGCAGTACGTGCACCCGAACTTCTTCGGCACCCCGCTGGAAGTGTCCGGCACATTCAACCTCTACAAGCAAACCGACGCTTTCACCACCGTGCAGCCGCGCCTGCAGGTGACCTACCCCACGGTGCGGGCGGGCCGCATCAGCTTTTTTGCCGAGCAGCGGACTTCCTCGCTCGACTCGTTGCGCGACATCACGCGGCTGCCCGCCAACCTCGACACACGCTACAACTCCTACGGCCTGGCCTACGCCTGGACCAGCCTCGACGACTTGTTTTTCCCGCACCGCGGCTACCTGCTGAACACACAGGCCGCGGTGGGCACCAAAACCATCCGCCAGAACGCGCAGCTGCGGGCCGAGCTCTACGACGGCATTCCACTGCAATCGACGCAGTACACCTTTGCCGTGCGCGCCGAGCGCTACTTCCCCGTGAAGCGGGCCGGCGTGCTGCTGGTGCGCCTGCGCACCGAGGGCCTGCTCAACCCGCGCCTTTCCACCAACGACCTGCTGCGCCTGGGCGGGCTGAACTCGTTGCGCGGCTTCAATGAAAACCAATTCTACACCAGCTCGTTTGCGCTGGCCACGGCCGAATTTCGCCAGTTTATCGGGGCCGATTCCTACGTGTTTCTGTTTGCCGACCAGGCGTATTTGCGCCACGACGCCGTGGACGAGAAGTTCAGCGACCAACCCACCGGGCTCGGGGCCGGACTGAGCTTTCGCACGGGCGCGGGCCTGTTCCAGTTCGTGTACTCGGTGGGCCAGTCCAATTACATTGGGCAGACTTTTGCGCTCAACGCCTCGAAAATTCACTTTGGGCTGACGAGCCGTTTTTAA
- a CDS encoding VF530 family protein, whose translation MSFLRAADARDESGHLISELHGVTLAAILEYLVAAYGWAELDARLRMNCFADNPSIKSSLTFLRRTPWARAKVEALYIKARSAEVQGRPRP comes from the coding sequence ATGTCTTTCCTCCGCGCCGCCGACGCCCGCGACGAATCCGGCCACCTCATCAGCGAACTGCACGGCGTCACGCTGGCCGCCATTCTCGAATACCTCGTGGCCGCCTACGGCTGGGCCGAGCTCGATGCGCGCCTGCGCATGAACTGCTTCGCCGACAACCCCAGCATCAAGTCCAGCCTCACGTTTCTGCGGCGCACGCCCTGGGCCCGCGCCAAAGTGGAAGCCCTCTACATCAAAGCCCGCTCGGCCGAAGTGCAGGGCCGCCCGCGCCCCTAA